The Aquincola tertiaricarbonis genomic sequence ATGCCGCCCGCGTGCACAACCAGGCTTCGTACCAGCGCGGCGCCGGCAACGGCACGGCCCTGGTGGCCCCGGGCGACTGGGGCAGCTATGCCGAGCCGCTGTGGAACGGTGCCATCGGCTCGGCCGACTTCATCAACCGCCGGCAGTCGATCTACGCCCTGGCGCGCTTGAACCTGGCCGACCCCTGGAAGCTGCTGCTGGGCCTGAACCACACCCGCATGGAAAGCGAAGGCCTGGGCTTTCGCGCCGTGCCCCGGGTGTACGAAGAGAACGAGACCGTGCCCTACGTCGGCACCACCTTCGACCTCGATGCCCGGCACTCGCTGTATGCCAGCTACACCAAGATCGTGAACCCGCAGACGCAGGTGGATGCCAGCCAGTCGCTGCTGGGCCCCATCAAGGGCAGCAACCTGGAGGCCGGCGCCAAGGGCGAATGGCTGGACGGCGAACTGAGCGGTTCTTTCGCCGTGTTCCGCACCGAGCAGAACAACCTGGCCGAGTACGCCGGCTTCGACACGGACGGCGGCTTCTCGTACTACCGCCGCATCGACGCCACCTCCACCGGCTATGAGCTGGAGCTGAACGGCCGCCTGGGCCCCGACTGGGACCTGAGCGCGGGCTACACCCAGCTGCGCATGGAAGACGCCAACGGCGACGATGCCCGTACCTTCGTGCCCCGCCGCACACTGCGGCTGTCGGCGCGCTACCGTGTGCCGGCGCTGCCGCAGCTCAAGCTGGGTGCCACGCTGCGCTGGCAGAGCGACATCCACCGCATCAACGGCACGCAGACCGCGGCCGATGGCAGCAACATCATCACCCGCCAGCCCAGCTATGCGGTGCTGGGCCTGATGGCGCGCTACGACTTCAGCCCGCGGCTGAGCGCGCACCTGCTGATCAACAACGTCACCGACAAGAAGTACCTGGCCAGCCTGTACTGGGACCAGAGCCTCTACGGCGCCGGCCGCAACGGGCAGCTCACGCTGAACTGGAAGTACTGAGATGGCGGCGCATCAGTCCGGGTCCACGCACCCGCTGGTGGCCGACTTCATCGCCCATCGCCCGCTGCTGCAGCGGGTCGCCTGCCGCTGGATGGGTGACCGCGACCTCGCCGAGGACGTGGTGCAGGAAGCCTGCATGAAGTTGATGCAGGGCAC encodes the following:
- a CDS encoding RNA polymerase sigma factor; this encodes MAAHQSGSTHPLVADFIAHRPLLQRVACRWMGDRDLAEDVVQEACMKLMQGTPPPGVRQPVAYCMRVVQHLCIDHLRRRQSERQLIH